AATCAGGAGATTTACGATTGGCTTCTCAGCCAAAAACGTGCTTCCACGCAATAGAAAAGAGCTGTCGCAAGATCGTCTCATCCTGCGACAGCTCTTTTTTACTTTATACCTGGAACTTCGCGACAACCTGGCGCAGCGTTTCGGCCATATTGGCCAATGCGCGGCTGGCTGTGGCGATTTCTTCCATCGAAGCCGCCTGTTCTTCGGTGGCGGCGGAGATCCCTTCGGCCTGATCGCAAACGTTGTTGCTGATGCCGTCGATCTTCTGCACCGACTGAACGATCTGTTCGCTGCTGCTGGCAATCTCCTGCACCGCAGCCGAAATATCGGTCACCTGATACGACAGATCGTTGATCAGGCTGACAATCTGCTGGAAGGTCTGTCCCGCACTGGTGACGACTTCGGTGCCTTTCTTCACTTCCTGATTGCCGACTTCCATCGCCGTAACCGCCGCATCGGTATCGTTTTGAATTTCCTTGATCAGCCCGGCGATTTGCTGCGCCGCAGCCTGCGACTGTTCGGCGAGTTTGCGTACTTCCTCGGCTACGACCGCGAAACCGCGCCCCTGTTCGCCGGCGCGCGCCGCTTCAATTGCGGCATTGAGCGCCAAGAGGTTGGTCTGGCCGGAAATACTCGCGATCGTATCGACGATCTGTCCGATTTCCTTGGAGCGCTCGCCAAGCTTGCCGACGACCACAGCCGTATTAGCCACCGACTGCTCGATGCTTTGCATCTGGTTGGTCGCTTCGTTGACCGCTTTGCCGCCTTCCTGCGCCGCATTGGAGGTTTTTTCCGCCACACCGGCTACGTTGGTGGCATTATCGGCGACCTGATGGATGCCGATCGCGATCTGCTCGACGATGCCCTTGGTATCGCCGACGATGCTGACCTGACCGGCAGCGCCTTTCGCCACATCGGTGATCGAAATCGCCACTTCGTTCGAGGCGGCAGCCGACTGGTCGGCGCTGGCCAGCAGTTCTTCCGAAGAAGCAGCCATCTGCTCCGACGAAGTCCCCAGCTGCTTGATGATCTCGCGCATACTGAGAATCATCTTATCCATCGCCCGCGCCATTACGCCGGTCTCATCCTTGGCCGCGAGTAGTTGGCCGTCAATCCGCTGCGTAAAATCGTTGGCCGCCATCAAATCCAAATGATGCACCGCCGCCGCGAGCGGCCGTGTGATCATTCGCGTAATCACGAACGCGACTGCACCGCCGACCAAGAGCGCGATTAGCAAGCTGATCAAGCTCATTTTCATCGTCTGTTCGATCTGATCCTGCTCTTGATCGAGAATCGTGTTGAAGCGATCAAGACGATATTTTTCGTAGGCCTCCATATGCTTGGCCGTAGCCGCTGCTGCCGGGGCCAATTCGTTGGCCATCAAAGCGAATAGCTCTTCTTTTTTCCCGGCCTGTGCTAACGGCACCGCTTTTTCAAAGGCAATCTTCTGATAAGCATCATCGAGTCGCTTCGCCTCGGCCGCCATTTCCTTGCCCTTCGGCGTCAACGACCCATCCATCAGCTTTTTGCTTATTTCATCATCTTCCTTGTCCAGCGCTTTGTACTCATCGAGAAATGAAGTCTTGCCCGTGATCACGAAGCCACGGATCGCAGCGACTTTCTGCGCGCTATGCACCGCCAGCTTATTCGTCTGCGTCAGCATCGGCAGCGCCGATTCCTGGTTCTCGTTGCTCATGACGAGAACCTGACCGAGAAGATAATAACTGATGCCGCCGGAAATCAGCATTACGGCCAGCACCGCCAGGAATCCTGAGACAATCTTCGCACCAATCTTCATCGTTTCCGGTTGCCGAGCGGCAACCTCACCTGCCCTTCGTTCTAATTTCTCCACCTGCCAGTTGAGAATGATCTAGAGCCACTCACTATGAAGAGATACCGTCTCCCTTTTCCCGCTCCCCCGGTTGCGCCGGTTGTTTCCTTTTTCAAGGTATAGTTTCTATTCGACACCTTCCATTTTTTCCCTTTTAGTTATACGGTAAATTTTGTAATACTTTTGTTATTTTTTTGCTTCGCTTTTCCCCCACTACCTTCCTTTAAATCCGCCCCATCAGTAACAGCATGCCGAGC
The Azotosporobacter soli DNA segment above includes these coding regions:
- a CDS encoding methyl-accepting chemotaxis protein; amino-acid sequence: MEKLERRAGEVAARQPETMKIGAKIVSGFLAVLAVMLISGGISYYLLGQVLVMSNENQESALPMLTQTNKLAVHSAQKVAAIRGFVITGKTSFLDEYKALDKEDDEISKKLMDGSLTPKGKEMAAEAKRLDDAYQKIAFEKAVPLAQAGKKEELFALMANELAPAAAATAKHMEAYEKYRLDRFNTILDQEQDQIEQTMKMSLISLLIALLVGGAVAFVITRMITRPLAAAVHHLDLMAANDFTQRIDGQLLAAKDETGVMARAMDKMILSMREIIKQLGTSSEQMAASSEELLASADQSAAASNEVAISITDVAKGAAGQVSIVGDTKGIVEQIAIGIHQVADNATNVAGVAEKTSNAAQEGGKAVNEATNQMQSIEQSVANTAVVVGKLGERSKEIGQIVDTIASISGQTNLLALNAAIEAARAGEQGRGFAVVAEEVRKLAEQSQAAAQQIAGLIKEIQNDTDAAVTAMEVGNQEVKKGTEVVTSAGQTFQQIVSLINDLSYQVTDISAAVQEIASSSEQIVQSVQKIDGISNNVCDQAEGISAATEEQAASMEEIATASRALANMAETLRQVVAKFQV